The nucleotide window AATTAAAGTTCTTAAAATCTCAACTTTACCATTGAGCCAAGTTCTCATTGGTCAGATTCTCCTTTATGAATAAATTCCTGTTTAAAAACTTATGACATATGTAACTCTTGTCATGcacttataataatataataatatattaactaTGATATAATTAGACCTATTTATAAATCGGGTTATTTGTCCAAGCCTTAAGATCCAATCAATTTTTgggagggtttggacaaaaatattatACACGAAAAATGAAATTGGACAAAAAAATTAGGCCCATTTAAAATATAGACTAGGCACGGGCTCAAATATTCAAGGCCTGAGCTTAGCCTAAATTATTttctatatttataatatattttattatgctatttatatatattataatttataaaacataaaaaactaAATCTAttgtaatatataatattataatgtaaacactaaaaaatgttaaaatgcctatatatataattttaataaataccaACAAGTGTTGGATGCAGTGGTAAGGCACATTATACTTCCAATGGAAGAACAATGTTGGAACCTTGGAGACAACATTATTGGGAGGGGCAACCATAAACCCCAAACATGGACCATAAAATAGATATGAAAAgtaccaaaaaaaataaaattttaataaatgaagaAATATATaagattattaaatattaaatttaaaataattaaatattgttaaaaaatctaaaaatatggaCGAGTCTAAAATGAGTTTGAGTTAGCCATTTACAAATATAAGTGGGTTTAGGcaaaattttaaactcatatttTGAGCGGAGACAAGTTTGAGTAAATATAAAGTATGTTAATATCATCCTTAAACTCAACTTGACCCATAAACACCTCTAGTTATAATCATATGTTTCTCACGGCATTATTTAGAGTCAAGGTAAATATAGGATATTAATATATGGTTTAATATATAACTTCTATATATTTAAAACATTATATATGTAatacatatcatatatatatatatgggttaGTATTTGGTACAttagtaaaatatttttttattccaCAAACAAGTATTAAAAATTGTCATATATCtttttttagaaattaattttttaatattttactatactttTTAGAATACTTGTCGATCTTTAACCTTACTTGCAAACTCTGAAAGCTCCACTAGTATCAAATATTTCCCCAcatataaatattctaaaaaaagTTAAAACTAGTAGTCTCTTATGCAGGTCTTTGATGAAATTAAAGACCCATAAGAAGTACAAGTAGTATAGGCTGGGAAATGGCTAAGAAAATGATATGAATGGAAGGGATAAAAGGCGATCAGGAATTTTTTAATCAATTTCCTTCGAGATCAACTCATAAGAAAGGATCAAGATACTTTGATTTCTTATGTTTTCGAAAACATGATGTAGATTCCAACATATTGTACATGCTAATTCAAATTGGTGAATcttctaatttaatattattaatattacttatTCAACAAAGTTGATTGATTGATACGCGTTGATTTTCTGTTACTATAAATCGAGGACATAATAGTTGATCCAATAGCTGCTTCAGCGGTTGCAATAACTATaacaaaaattgagaaaataTTTCCTTTTAATTGTCgactataaaaaaaaatcaaaaaatgctACAAAATTTATATTAACCGCAATCAAATTAACTTCTCAATACAAAGATTTaagtaattttattatatgttttgatCATATCTACTTTTTTTATACAATACCTAGAAATATCTATAGCCCTTTTCCAACCcataaataagatgataatgcGCTTCAGCGCACTCAAATCTATATTCTTCTGCATTGACAATAATACTCATGCCAATTATGTTAAAATTCAATTAACTCTTCAATTTTCGTAAAATACAAAAATCAAATTTCagtaaattaaagtaaaattacaatatcacaattttaaTAAAGTAGCTCTTAAATATATACCATGTACATATTGTTATTATAAATGACTTGAGAGAGAAATTTTACGAAATAGATGACATGGACATCGATCTTAGCAACATTGCCATGTCATGTACGGTCGTAGAAAAAATAGACACTTAAACTAACATGTTTTATGCCACGAATCATTTAAGTCCAAAACCAGGCATCCCTCCCTATAAATATCGACACCCCATAATTTCCTACAACTCACAACACATTCATACAAGCTACATTACTTGTCTAAATTCGGCATAGCTGCTGCTTCTATGATAAATTTCTCAGAAACGACAATGCTGGAATTCATCACTATGTTTAGGGTAATGGGTCTTGTCCTAATGGTGACCCAAGGTTGTTTAGCCGCCAACCAAAAACATGTTGATGAGCAATGCAGGTTTACTAGATACTCTACCCTTTGTGTTGACACAATGACAGGGTTGGGGTCTGAAAATCAAAAGCCTGACATTTTGTCAGCTCTTATAAACAAAACCATCTTAGAGACCCAGCTTCCTACTTCCTACTTCACCAAATTCACCACTGATCTCCATGTCGATGAAGCCCAACATGTCAATTCCATCACAGGTTTGCCGACAAAACTCAACACTTTTTTGGCTAATGTATATGATGTGGTAATTTAGTTTTATATAATttgattttattatattatattatacatATGATGTGGTAATTTagtttttactattataaaatttttagtatgaCTTAATCAGTgacattaattatattaatttaactaGATTGTGACACATTaggtaaaaattattatataacaaatataaatttataaattcgaGTCGATAAATACAGAGAACTTtatattacatgtttaattgaCATTAATTTCGGATTCAATCCTTGAAGAATCCTTTctgtttttcctttcttttttagcTAAAAAGCACAACGTTTCTCATGCAGGATACTGTGAAGGGCTATTGAGCATGTCTTTAAAGCGGCTCGACCAGTCATTATTAGCTCTTAAGAATTCTCGTAACAAAAACAAACATGACATCCAGACATGGATAAGTGCTGCCTTGACATACCAACAAGCTTGTAAAGACTCTGCCGACGGTCATAATTTCTCCAATGGTGACTTGATGAGACAAATATCTCAAAAAATGGATTACTTGTCTCAATTGGGCAGCAACACTTTAGCCCTTGTCAATAGGATACCTAGTGGGTTAACCCATTTCACCAAGTCCCGCCGGCTAGCTGAGGCTGATCGGGTTTTCCCTGAATGGTTATCGGCGAAAGATCGGAAACTACTTCAAGTGCCGGCAGTAAAAGCCAATGCTGTAGTGGCAAAAGATGGATCGGGAAATTATAAAACAATCTCGGAAGCTATTAATGCTGCTTCTGGGGGACGATTTGTGATTTACGTAAAAGCTGGAGTTTATAAAGAAAAAATTCGTACTAATAAAGATGGTATTACTTTAGTTGGAGATGGTAAATATAGTACTATCATCGTTGGTAGTGACAGTGTAAATGGTGGCTCTTCCATGCCCGGTTCCGCCACATTTAGTAAGTTTTTTTTATCTCTTATAATCTTGTCCTATATTTTAAGGTCTAATTGTGAATTTAATCCCTCTATTATGttgaaatttgatatttaatctttataatttaatttaacataatatgaTCActctatttttataatgttattaattagtctaaatcaataacatatttaattgttGTCATTAAAGAATGTCATCAATTCTAATTGTTTTCTTCGACTTTTCTTGTGATTCTTAGCTGTTACCGGTGACGGATTTATAGCTCGAGATATCGGATTTCAAAATACAGCCGGTCCTCAAGGAGAACAAGCCTTAGCTCTTTACGTTGCCTCCGATCGTTCGGTTTTCTATAGGTGCAGCATTGCAGGGTACCAGGACACATTGTACGCACTTTCCCTGCGTCAATTCTATAGAGAATGCGATATTTACGGCACAGTCGATTTCATATTCGGTAATGCGGCCGCAGTTTTCCAAAGTTGCACATTGGCACTTCGTCGCCCTTCCGGCTACAATGTGATCCTTGCGAATGGACGGTCGGATCCCGGACAAAACACCGGCTTCTCGGTTCAGAATTGTCGGATCGTGCCAAGCTCAGATTTTTCTCCCGTTAAACATAGCTTTGAATCATATCTTGGTAGGCCCTGGAAACAATATTCTCGAGCAGTAGTCATGGAATCAACAATAGACAATGCCATCGCTTCAAGAGGTTGGGTCGAATGGCCCGGAGAAGGGGGTTACTCAAAATCGTTGTATTTTGCCGAGTATGCAAATGTCGGACCCGGAGCTGGAACTTCCGGGAGGGTAACCTGGCCAGGATTCCATGTTATGGGGCGTGATGAAGCTGCCAAATTTACAGTTGATAGGTTCATTGCTGGAAATTTTTGGCTGCCTTCAACTGGAGTAACTTTCATCTCAGGCCTCCAGTAatttatgtagaaaaataaatataAGGGCATGGATTAATTAATATCCCCTACATACACAAATTACATGGTTATTATTGTACAAGGTGTAAATATAagataagatatatatatatatacatacatataaagcatgaattATTATTCGGtcaattattattgaaataaataaaaatttgacaTCATTTTAGACTCGtttgtatttatttttactttaatgaataaaataatttttcattaaatattATGTTACCCCATATTATAACGATGACATTAAATATTGTTATTGTGAGTTTAAAGTTAGAGACTAGATATATATTTGGATTCTAATGCAGCAATTGTAGTAATTATTGAGGGTATTAAACTAAAaacaattatataattaaaattttgagttatttaatttttataaaattattgaaaatatattaaattataacttcattaataaaataatatgtacaatatttttattatttatgtaaaGATCATTTGCTTATTTaagtaataatataatttttattttacatatttattaaattattaaggaaaattattttataaatttattatataataaattccATGACTTGAATAATAATCCAAAAGAGTTAGAAAATATAAAACAACCCAAAAGGGTTATACTTATAAAAAGAAAACCCAAATGGGGTTATAAATGTTAGTTGTATATTTATTATATGataaatttaattctttaacTAAATAATAATTCATTGTATATttggtattataataaaaattaaaatatatagttaatttaaatgatattaaataatttaaaataataatatatgaaatatatattttaaataattaattatacataaaatattacaaaaaattaaatataatgttaactatatttaaataattcaatataattatatttttaaataattttgaataatttaatataataatatattaaatatatatttttataatttaagtaaaaatctTTTGACTGATTTTGACTTAAAGTAGTGGCTTTGGATGGATGAAGAAAGAAAGGCCCCAAAAGACTTTAACCGTTAGTTGGTCAACGTCTCAATATACAGTGCTTAATTAATGTGGTAACAGTTCCATCTTGATGGACTCAACTCACATGTGCCCAATACAAGCTGTCCACCTCTATTTATTACAATTCTTTTGGGttatatattcatttcaattttgttCGGATATTAAAAatctattaatatattaatttgaataaataaattaaattaatctctAAATAAATCGTTTAGAATTGGAATTCAGAATAAAAAGCgatagttaaatttatttataattttatcgattttaattatttatttaaatgttatTAAAATAGTGATCGAATTAGTTGAATCGAAGGTTATATCTTATGCTTATATTCAAATGTATTTTTCTACATTTGAGAAACAAATATTTCAATGTATTGATGGTGAATAAATTTATACATAATGATGAATTATGTGATGtcattgttattaattttaattcattattgaaataataaaatttaattatttatattttttcaaaaaattaacaaGATTTCCACATAGATCTATGTTGTgataatgtaaaaatatatattaaattgtgggtgaaaacatttatataataaatttataaaagtaattgatataaaaattgaatttgatttgattttgattgaaatgataaaattgagAGAAGtaagattttgatgttttgaatttaaattttataatttttaattatatacatatttttaaatttatcaaaatataaaaagcATAAATACCTAGGCTATGGAGGGCTTGGTTCGCAAGTTTGAACGGGTCCTTGAGAAAGCTCCTATGGAGGATGATACATCATTTATTGAGGAGGTTATGGTCGTTGAAGATGCATGCAATGATGAGGTGAATGTTTAATTTTGTGTGTTCACTTACGGCTAAACATGCTGCAATAGAAAATCTCATGCTTCAGTTATTTGAAGCTCCACTGGATTCGACAAAAGATGTGTTGATTGTTGATTGTAATGGTTCTAATTCAGTTTAATATGAATTGGTTGATGTAATCGCTTTATGTTGTGTTTTAATCTACAAAAAAAAAGGCATAAATACctctaaatttatatttattattttataaaacagaaaaatatttgataatttttaattgaattgatgGATACTACTTGATTcaatcaattttattattttaaaatcaaaccaACCGAATAAATCTAAAACCAATAAAATTAATAAGGTTAATAAAAATTGgtctaattaaattaaaaattaataatttaatcgaTTTGACTATTACTCTGATTTAGGTAACCTTAACAAAACCTATAAGTTAAATGATGAAGTGGAATATGATGATGAGTTTTGTTATGATAAAAGTTTGCACTTTTTGCTTTTGTGGAATACCTTATTGTGAGAATGGGGTCATGTCTGCATTCAAATGAGTGTAGCTTTTAAACAAATTCCAGCCTCTTATTAGACCTTCATAAATGTATGTACATATATTGGGTGGTTAGGGAAATAGATCATAATTTGGGTTtacaataatattttatttgacaTTTTGTTAGATTATGTGTGGTGTCATTTCCACTGCTATAATTATTATTGTAATatctatattatttaatttttattaaaataatattacgaGTCAATTGAATAGAAATTATTACATTACCTTTACATATAAGAAATAAACTATATTTTTATAAGATTTAGAAAAAAGGTATAAAATCTGCATAATTTGAGATTAGAACTCATGGCACCAGCATTTATAAAAATTAACTAACACTTTAACCAATTCTTTAATTTGGtcaattttaattttcatatttttaaaattttaaattttaatcttgATCCAATGATAACAATTAAATTTATTGTGTTAAATTAAAATACAAGTACTAAATTTACAATTTACACTAAGTATAAGatctaataacaaaatttaacattttttaattCTATAAGAGTCTTAATAAAAGTTGGTGTGAATAAAATTATTTCGAAATAAGGTGAAGTTGATTCAAATTATAAAACTttttatcattaaattaaatttaatttaatttgaatttttaatttcggAGTAGACTTAGAAAAATATCCATTGACCATTAGAGTCTTAATGCTTGAAATCCCGTAGGCCCTAAAGTGATTAACTAGTGCCCCAAAAAACAAAAGCTAAAAAGCAAACTCTCCTTTGCCACACAAATCATCGAGAAGGTGAACATGACAGTTTTAGATTAATACGATAATTAATGATAAATAAGACGGTTTTTGGAGGAAAATAAATGGTTACAACTAATGTGGTTCGAACTGAATTAATTAGATTAAGAATTGATCGGTATATAAATtcaaaagaaaatattaaattGTTAATTGAGTCTTAACTTGATTGATATGGATATTATTACCAATACAGGAGGATGTGGGTTTGAGTACGCTGAAGCACATTACTCTCCGATTTATAAGTTGTGGAGGAATTATAAGTAGATTTAAATATTATGATAAAACGACACGGTATGATCAATATCTAACATCAATTTGATAGCTAAATATATGCAATACACACCACAAATTTTTATACCAATACTAAATGAGCATAAACCAAAGAAGATGGGTGGTGATTTTAGTCCTGCCTAAGTATAAATCAATTATattggaaaaaaataaataaataaaaaaaattttgtcGACCTTATGCACTTCTAATAAATTTCGTGAATTTCTTTGGGCTCTCATCAGAATTGGGAGACAAATCTCCTAAGCTAAAATTGAGCATAGACATCTCGAGAACAATACTTCCACCGTTGAGGGTGAGACCGACCTTCTCTTAAAAAtactattttcttttaaaaactaCCATTACCTTCTTAAAAAAATTATcattaattgaaaaaaaattttcAGTAttctttgaaatttgaaattttatctttTGGCATAATTTAATCTctacttttataatattattagcaACTCCAAATTGATAACACTATCAATTGTTATCATTGAAATAATGACATGAATTTCTTTAACTGTTATCTGGTCACACGGTCAATGTCATGAAAATCCAATCAATCATGTTCAaccaataataaatatttatatacttGTCGACTGATACTTAAGACCATTTTTCTTTAATCCATTTCATCAATTTAACAGTAATAACTAGTAGTGTTATTATTTTGGTCCTCTTAacaacattataaaaataaagagaTCAAATTATGTCATGTTAAAATAGATGGGATCAATTCTAACTTTCATCATAGTAGAGAGACAAAACCACAgttaaaccaaaataaaaaataatgggAAACAATATATATGGGTTAAAATACTTGGGAGATCCCTGTATTATCGGGATTgtatcaaattagtccctatattatTAATGGATCAATTTAGCCcctatactattaaaaagaattaaataagttCAAATTGTAATAGAGTTAACATTTGTTGTATAAAAAatatcttgaattttttttttcaattctacaCAAAAGGCTTCATTTACAAaaccataaaaactttaaaaatattaactctaTTAAACCGTAAATGTTGACTCTGTCAACTTGAccctatttaatttttttaatagtacAGGGATTAAATTGATCAATTTGATAATAAAGGGACTAATTTGATACAACTCCTATAATACAAGGATCTCATGGGTAGTCTCACCCTATAATACAGGGATCTCATAGGTACTCTCACTCTATAAACGTTTGGTTGTTTTTGTGGTTGGAAATCAATTTGGTTGTTTTTGTGGTTGGAAATCAACTTCCtttttttcttctcaaattttcaatttttggatCCATTCTTTAGTTTCTCTTTTTGCTTTTTGCTTTTTGCTttttggtccaccatggaaacaTAATTTTCCATCAAATGTACAATTGTAAACCTTTTTTCGAAGGCAATTAAGTTAAATTGGAATTTAGCAATAATGGTGAGATATGGATTGCAAAGAATTGAATGAGATTAGTCTATTTCTGTTAGCCTTTATGAAACTTGGAAAAAGTGTTTCTTGAGAGGAATGCTTACCCACAAATGGGGTGGAGatgatttgttttaattatttcaaGTTATTTTAAAACGAAacatataattaattttgatttgatCTTAGCTTATTCAACAACTAAATCATACTTTTCACTATCTAATCACACGAGAAAGCTCTCAAATGGGATAAGTAGGGCGAGATTAGTCTTTAATATCATACCAAACGTTCCAAAATAACGACAGTGGACCACCATTAGATTAGTCTCAAATAGGTCGATTTTCTCTTTAAAATTTTCGAAACCAATTGCATTCTAAAATTATGACTCATATTACAAAATTCATTTTctaatcacatctcaaaatttgAAGATTATACtaatcaagtttttttttttaaactatttttaaaagAGCTGTGGAAAGTTTTTTCCTTTTTacttttgccttttttttttgttaaggtttaatttttttatttttaaattatccaTATAGGATCTTATGTGTCAATGGTGAAATTAACGGTTTAGTACCGAAAAGACTTGATTAATATGATCATTAAAATTTAAGAACCAATTTAAAATGTGAAACATAATTGAAAACGTTTGAATTTAAGGGTTAGCTTTATATACAGTTAGTGAAAAACTCTAATCCCACAAGTAAATTCAACTACAAACACCTATCCCTTTTCTAGTAAAAGaacttatttttctttattttatttcatccaaactgtaaggactaaattagtaaatagaaAAACTAATAACAATGCAAAATTAATTTATGTTACAAATAACCATTCCGCCTATCTtccataaatattttaaacatgcCAACAGAACTGTTGTTTTTTTAAGAATAATATCACAATACCTGTACTTTGAAAACGTCCGAAAATGTCCAATACCTTAACTATCAATGCTTGTTCAATTATAATACTTGTACTTTCATAAATTGTCAAATATTGTACTTGtactttttaaaaaaacataGTGGTGCTTCTACTTTGAAAAAGTCCAATATGGTACCTGAATTGTAAAAGTACATATTGATAGTTCAAATACTACAATGAAAATTTCCAAAATATAAACACCGCATTAGacatttttagaaaataaaagtaCCAA belongs to Gossypium arboreum isolate Shixiya-1 chromosome 7, ASM2569848v2, whole genome shotgun sequence and includes:
- the LOC108472681 gene encoding pectinesterase, with protein sequence MINFSETTMLEFITMFRVMGLVLMVTQGCLAANQKHVDEQCRFTRYSTLCVDTMTGLGSENQKPDILSALINKTILETQLPTSYFTKFTTDLHVDEAQHVNSITGYCEGLLSMSLKRLDQSLLALKNSRNKNKHDIQTWISAALTYQQACKDSADGHNFSNGDLMRQISQKMDYLSQLGSNTLALVNRIPSGLTHFTKSRRLAEADRVFPEWLSAKDRKLLQVPAVKANAVVAKDGSGNYKTISEAINAASGGRFVIYVKAGVYKEKIRTNKDGITLVGDGKYSTIIVGSDSVNGGSSMPGSATFTVTGDGFIARDIGFQNTAGPQGEQALALYVASDRSVFYRCSIAGYQDTLYALSLRQFYRECDIYGTVDFIFGNAAAVFQSCTLALRRPSGYNVILANGRSDPGQNTGFSVQNCRIVPSSDFSPVKHSFESYLGRPWKQYSRAVVMESTIDNAIASRGWVEWPGEGGYSKSLYFAEYANVGPGAGTSGRVTWPGFHVMGRDEAAKFTVDRFIAGNFWLPSTGVTFISGLQ